A stretch of Eschrichtius robustus isolate mEscRob2 chromosome 6, mEscRob2.pri, whole genome shotgun sequence DNA encodes these proteins:
- the ADAMTS1 gene encoding A disintegrin and metalloproteinase with thrombospondin motifs 1: MGNTARRSRGSQPAPVLLRLLLAAASALLVVPGVRGRPTEEDEELVLLAPERDPGHRTTHLRLDAFGRQLLLELQPDRGFLAPGFTLQTVGRRPGPDASRSDPVGDLAHCFYSGTVNGDPSSAAALSLCEGVRGAFYLQGEEYFIQPAPAAAAGEEPPARPQFHLLRRRRRGGGGARCGVLDDETQLAGGAGSEGEHATAQGPLRDRATQRTGQPTGTRSLRKKRFVSSPRYVETMLVADQSMAEFHGSGLKHYLLTLFSVAARLYKHPSIRNSVSLVVVKILVIYEEQKGPEVTSNAALTLRNFCNWQKQHNPPSDRDAEHYDTAILFTRQDLCGAQTCDTLGMADVGTVCDPSRSCSVIEDDGLQAAFTTAHELGHVFNMPHDDAKQCASINGVNRDSHMMASMLSNLDRSQPWSPCSAYMITSFLDNGHGECLMDKPQSPIQLPSDLPGTLYDANRQCQFTFGEESKHCPDAASTCTTLWCTGTSGGLLVCQTKHFPWADGTSCGEGKWCVNGKCVNKTDKKHFDTPVHGSWGPWGPWGDCSRTCGGGVQYTMRECDNPVPKNGGKYCEGKRVRYRSCNIEDCPENNGKTFREEQCEAHNEFSKASFGSGPAVEWTPKYAGVSPKDRCKLICQAKGIGYFFVLQPKVVDGTPCSPDSTSVCVQGQCVKAGCDRIIDSKKKFDKCGICGGNGSTCKKISGSVTSAKPGYHDIVTIPTGATNIEVKQRNQRGSRNNGSYLAIKAADGTYILNGDFTLSTLEQDITYKGSVLRYSGSSAALERIRSFSPLKEPLTIQVLTVGNALRPKIKYTYFVKKKKESFNAIPTFSEWVIEEWGECSKSCGQGVQRRLVECRDINGQPASECAKEVKPASTRPCADLPCPSWQLGDWSPCSKTCGKGYKKRTLQCLSHDGGVLSHESCDPLKKPKHYIDFCTMAECS, translated from the exons ATGGGGAACACGGCGCGACGGTCTCGCGGCTCGCAGCCTGCGCCCGTGCTGCTGCGGCTGCTGCTCGCCGCGGCCTCCGCGCTGCTGGTCGTGCCGGGCGTGCGCGGGCGCCCCACCGAGGAGGACGAGGAGCTGGTGCTGCTGGCACCGGAGCGCGACCCAGGACACAGGACCACGCACCTCCGCCTGGACGCCTTCGGCCGGCAGCTGCTGCTGGAGCTGCAGCCGGACCGCGGCTTCCTGGCCCCCGGCTTCACGCTCCAGACGGTGGGGCGCAGACCCGGGCCCGACGCGTCGCGTTCTGATCCCGTTGGCGACCTGGCGCACTGCTTCTACTCTGGCACGGTGAACGGCGACCCCAGCTCCGCCGCCGCTCTCAGCCTCTGCGAGGGCGTGCGCGGCGCCTTCTACCTGCAGGGCGAGGAGTACTTCATCCAGCCCGCGCCCGCCGCCGCAGCCGGGGAGGAGCCTCCGGCGCGGCCCCAGTTCCATCTCTTgcggcggaggcggcggggcggcggcggcgccagGTGCGGGGTCCTGGACGACGAGACGCAGCTCGCAGGGGGAGCGGGGTCGGAGGGCGAGCACGCCACGGCGCAGGGGCCGCTGCGGGACCGAGCGACACAGCGCACGGGACAGCCAACAG GAACTAGAAGCCTAAGAAAGAAGCGATTTGTGTCCAGCCCCCGCTACGTGGAAACTATGCTCGTGGCTGACCAGTCCATGGCAGAGTTCCACGGCAGTGGGCTAAAGCACTACCTTCTCACCTTGTTCTCGGTGGCGGCCCGGTTATACAAACACCCCAGCATTCGGAATTCAGTTAGCCTGGTGGTAGTGAAGATCCTGGTCATCTatgaggaacagaaggggccagaAGTGACTTCCAACGCTGCCCTCACTCTGCGGAACTTCTGCAACTGGCAAAAGCAACACAACCCGCCCAGTGACCGGGATGCAGAGCACTATGACACTGCGATTCTTTTCACCAGACAG GACCTGTGTGGCGCCCAGACATGTGATACTCTTGGGATGGCAGATGTTGGAACTGTATGTGATCCCAGCAGAAGCTGCTCGGTCATAGAGGATGATGGCTTACAAGCTGCCTTCACCACAGCCCACGAATTAG GCCATGTGTTTAACATGCCACATGATGATGCAAAGCAATGTGCCAGCATTAATGGTGTCAACCGGGATTCCCACATGATGGCGTCAATGCTTTCCAATTTGGACCGCAGCCAGCCCTGGTCTCCTTGCAGTGCTTACATGATTACATCATTTCTGGATAATGGTCATG GCGAATGTTTGATGGACAAGCCCCAGAGCCCCATACAACTCCCCTCTGATCTCCCCGGGACCTTGTACGATGCCAACCGGCAGTGCCAGTTTACATTTGGGGAGGAATCCAAACACTGCCCGGACGCGGCCAGCACGTGCACGACGCTCTGGTGCACGGGCACCTCTGGCGGATTGCTGGTGTGCCAGACCAAACACTTCCCCTGGGCCGACGGCACCAGCTGCGGAGAAGGGAAATGGTGTGTCAACGGCAAGTGCGTGAACAAGACTGACAAGAAGCATTTTGAT ACTCCTGTTCACGGAAGCTGGGGGCCGTGGGGGCCCTGGGGAGACTGTTCAAGAACGTGTGGTGGAGGAGTTCAGTATACGATGAGGGAGTGCGACAACCCGGTCCCGAAGAACGGAGGGAAGTACTGCGAGGGCAAGCGCGTGCGCTACAGGTCCTGCAATATTGAGGACTGTCCGGAGAATAATG GAAAAACCTTTAGAGAGGAGCAGTGTGAGGCACACAATGAATTCTCCAAAGCTTCCTTTGGGAGCGGGCCCGCGGTGGAGTGGACACCCAAGTACGCAGGAGTCTCACCCAAGGACAGGTGCAAGCTCATCTGTCAAGCCAAAGGCATTGGCTACTTCTTCGTTTTGCAGCCCAAG GTGGTAGATGGCACTCCATGTAGCCCAGATTCCACCTCTGTCTGCGTGCAAGGACAATGTGTAAAAGCTGGTTGTGATCGCATCATAGACTCCAAAAAGAAGTTCGATAAATGTGGCATTTGTGGAGGAAATGGATCTACATGCAAGAAAATATCAGGATCAGTTACTAGTGCAAA ACCTGGCTACCACGATATCGTCACAATTCCAACCGGAGCCACAAACATTGAAGTGAAACAACGGAATCAGAGGGGATCCAGAAATAATGGAAGCTACCTTGCCATCAAAGCTGCTGATGGCACATATATCCTGAATGGCGACTTCACTTTGTCCACCTTAGAGCAAGACATCACGTACAAAGGTAGTGTCTTGAGATACAGTGGCTCCTCGGCAGCATTGGAAAGAATTAGAAGCTTTAGCCCTCTCAAGGAGCCCTTAACCATCCAAGTCCTGACAGTGGGCAATGCCCTTCGACCGAAAATTAAATACACCTATTTcgtgaagaagaagaaggaatctTTCAACGCCATCCCTACTTTCTCCGAATGGGTCATTGAAGAGTGGGGCGAATGTTCCAAGTCATGTGGACAGGGTGTGCAGAGAAGGCTGGTGGAGTGCCGAGACATCAACGGGCAGCCCGCCTCAGAGTGTGCAAAGGAAGTGAAGCCAGCCAGCACCAGACCTTGTGCGGACCTGCCTTGCCCCTCCTGGCAGCTGGGGGATTGGTCGCCATGTTCCAAGACTTGCGGGAAGGGTTACAAAAAGAGAACCTTGCAGTGTCTGTCCCACGATGGGGGTGTGTTGTCTCACGAGAGCTGCGATCCTTTAAAGAAACCTAAACATTACATAGACTTTTGCACAATGGCAGAATGCAGTTAA